GCAAGCGCCTCGGTCCTGGGGACTGAAAAAAGGGCTACGCCATGATGGGCCTTGCAATGTTCATAAAGCGCTTTTCCCTGGGCGTCCATGGCCCGTTGCGGCGGCGGGCGTTTTCGCGGTCACGGCCTCTGCCAACGGCCATCGTGTCTACCCACTGCCCCGTGAGCGCCAAGCCGGCTAGAACGTGTAGATGAGTCCCAAGGCCCCCTGCCAGGCGTTGCCGGCCTGATTGACCATGCGTCGGCCCCAGATGCTGCCGCGAAATCCTTCACCCCGGGCCCAGCCCGTCTCGGCGATCAGATTGACGGCGTCGGTCAGCGCGTAGACATGCTCGGCGGCGACCGAAACGAGCCGCTCGCCCTGGGCCAGATCCTGGCCCATTGTGACGTAGGCCCCGGGGCTTCCTGTCGCGGCGACGGCCTTGCACAGGCCGGCCGGCGAACTGGTCCCGGCGGCGTAGGACACGGCGAGGACCGAGGTCAGGCGCGGCAGCAGGCTTATGCGATCGAAATTGAGGACCAGCCCCATGCTCCCCTGGGGCGTGGTGGTCATCGAAGACTGGGTCAGGTACTGATCGGCGCTGAAAAGAAACGAGCCCCGCGGCCCCCACTGCGTGACGATGGAGGGCAGCCGTTCGGAACCGTTCGTCAGGCTGGCGTCCTCGCCGCTGCCGGCCCAGCCGAGGAGCTGGGGCGCAAACGCGGTGAATCCGGCATATTCCAGGCCCAAATCCCCAAACCAGCCACGACGGCCGCAACGCGACCGGTCAGAAAAGCCGACGGTGCCGTAGACCGCGTCGCCATACACTTTGAACTGCGCCGGCAACTCGGCGGTCAGGGCGACGCCGGTCCACATGGCCGCATTCTGGTTGTTGGCGAAACCTGTCGGCGTCAGCGACGCTCCTGCCGCGAGCAGGCTGTTTGCCAGGGGACTTGGCAGGGCGGCGGCGCGGCCAAGAACGCCGACAGCGCCCCAGGGCGTCAGTTGCAGGCCGGAGACGCGTAGCGGCAGGGTGAGAAAGGTCAGATCGAATTCGTCGGCGACCTGGGTGGTGGTCGTGTCATACGTCCGATTCGTGTCGACCAGCCGGGCGTAGCCGGCCGTTATGGACAGCGTGTCCTCGACCAGGGGGGCGTTGACGACCAAGGCGGCGGCGTTGCTGTTGCCCGAATCGGTCCCCAGGACCACGGAGTCGTAAAAGACGGCCGAGTGGGGCAGGCTCAGGGGCTGGTAGCCGGCCGTCACCGTGACGTGCGTCTGCGGCAGGGTGAACCGGAGATAGGCTTGGTTTGGCTGGACGGCCACGGTCGGGTTGGTCGCCGTCAGCTCGCCATGGCCCCAGGTCTGGTTGTTGATCCAAAGACCGAGCCGGAAGGATAGGTTCTCGGTGGCGATGAAATCGGCATGAAGCCGCAGCCGCTGCCAGATGTTGAGCCGGTCTTCGGTCTGGGTTCCGCTGGCGTTCCAGCCGGTATAATTTTGATTGCAAAAAACGTGCTCTGGACGCGAAAATCGCCGTACATGGCGACTGTTGCGGCAAAGACCGGCCCGACGGACCCGACGGCCAGGCAGGCGATGACAAGGCAGGCGGCGGCAAGCCGGAAACGAGGCATGACTTCTCCCTTTTTTCTTATGGGCAGCCAAAAGGCACCAGTCCTTGTGGCCGTTGGAGCAACGGCGTTCCCCGTCAACCGAAAACGCCGTTTGTCCGGTCCATAGCCGACCAGCTTGCCAGCCAGCCCCAAAACCCCCTTGAAAAACTCCTCCAATTGCAGGGGTCCGGGGGGATCATCCCCCCGGCCGCCGGAGGCATTCTTACTCTTCAGCTCCTTTCACAACTAGGCGTGGTTGTAGCCGCCGGCTTCCGTGCGATCCAGGGGATGGGTCACGGGATTTTTGTCGAAGTAGGCCAGGCAGCGCTCCAGGTCGGCCAGCAGCAGGTCGGCCAGATCGCGGCTGAAGCCGTGGCGCACCAGGGCGCGCATGACGACCAGATCCTGGCGGTTGGCGGGCATGGAATAGGCCGGCACCTGCCAGCCCCGGGAGCGCAGCCGGTCGGACAGGTCGTAGAGGGTGAAGTTGTGCTTGGCCCCTTCGGTCAGGCTCCAGGACACGGCCGGGATGCCGCCCCGACCGTCGTAGATGACGGTAAACGGCCCCATCTTGCCGAGGGCCTGGCCCAGATAGGCGGCGGTGTCGTAGCAGGCCTGCTGGACCTTGCGGTAGCCTTCGCGGCCGAGGCGCAGGAAGTTGTAATACTGGGCGATGATCTGGCCGCCGGGACGCGAGAAATTGAGCGCAAAGGTGGGCATGTTGCCGCCCAGATAATTGACCTGGAAAACCAGATCATCGGGTAATTCGGCCGCTTCGCGCCAGACCACCCAGCCAACGCCGAGCGGGGCCAGACCGAACTTGTGGCCTGAGGAATTGATGGATTTGACCCGTTTTAAGCGGAAGTCCCAGGCCAGATCCGGTTCGACAAAGGGTGCCAGGAAGCCGCCGCTGGCGGCGTCGACGTGGACGGGAATGTCCAGGCCGGTTTTGGCTTGCAGGGCATCCAGGGCGGCACAAACTTCGGCCACGGGTTCGTACTGGCAGGTGAAGGTCACGCCCAGGGTGGGGACCACGCCGATGGTGTTTTCGTCGCACCGGGCCACGGCCTCTTCGGCCGACATGATCAGGCGGTCCTTTTCCATGGGAATTTCGCGCAGTTCCACATCCCAGTAGCGGGCGAACTTGTGCCAGCAGACCTGCACCGGGCCGCAGACCAGGTTGGGCTTGTCCACGGGCTTGCCCGCCGC
This DNA window, taken from Desulfovibrio sp. TomC, encodes the following:
- a CDS encoding outer membrane homotrimeric porin, which translates into the protein MAAHKKKGRSHASFPACRRLPCHRLPGRRVRRAGLCRNSRHVRRFSRPEHVFCNQNYTGWNASGTQTEDRLNIWQRLRLHADFIATENLSFRLGLWINNQTWGHGELTATNPTVAVQPNQAYLRFTLPQTHVTVTAGYQPLSLPHSAVFYDSVVLGTDSGNSNAAALVVNAPLVEDTLSITAGYARLVDTNRTYDTTTTQVADEFDLTFLTLPLRVSGLQLTPWGAVGVLGRAAALPSPLANSLLAAGASLTPTGFANNQNAAMWTGVALTAELPAQFKVYGDAVYGTVGFSDRSRCGRRGWFGDLGLEYAGFTAFAPQLLGWAGSGEDASLTNGSERLPSIVTQWGPRGSFLFSADQYLTQSSMTTTPQGSMGLVLNFDRISLLPRLTSVLAVSYAAGTSSPAGLCKAVAATGSPGAYVTMGQDLAQGERLVSVAAEHVYALTDAVNLIAETGWARGEGFRGSIWGRRMVNQAGNAWQGALGLIYTF
- a CDS encoding glutamate decarboxylase is translated as MALHQKDSVRDDLKDDVYASADLGIKVPKYHFPKREQRPRDIYQIVHDELMLDGNSRQNLATFCQTWLEPEIAKLMDECLDKNMIDKDEYPQTAEIEARCVHMLADLWNSPEAANTLGCSTTGSSEAAMLGGLAMKWRWRQRMQAAGKPVDKPNLVCGPVQVCWHKFARYWDVELREIPMEKDRLIMSAEEAVARCDENTIGVVPTLGVTFTCQYEPVAEVCAALDALQAKTGLDIPVHVDAASGGFLAPFVEPDLAWDFRLKRVKSINSSGHKFGLAPLGVGWVVWREAAELPDDLVFQVNYLGGNMPTFALNFSRPGGQIIAQYYNFLRLGREGYRKVQQACYDTAAYLGQALGKMGPFTVIYDGRGGIPAVSWSLTEGAKHNFTLYDLSDRLRSRGWQVPAYSMPANRQDLVVMRALVRHGFSRDLADLLLADLERCLAYFDKNPVTHPLDRTEAGGYNHA